From the genome of Ornithobacterium rhinotracheale, one region includes:
- a CDS encoding LUD domain-containing protein — MTTKEKILNDIRQNLPKREKVAHPEIPTFEKEGVDLLATFKKNLEIAAGKWHEVNSIEEAQEIVKKEFPDAKVICSVTDEWQGNKPIGSINHPQDLADVDLGIIRAEFGVAEMGMVWLTEKDLKVNAIGFLSQHLIILLDPNKLTENMHTAYHKLDLMGIKYGNFMMGPSATADIEATLVHGAQGARSLTVFFLPEA, encoded by the coding sequence ATGACAACAAAAGAAAAAATATTAAACGACATAAGACAAAATCTCCCTAAAAGAGAGAAAGTAGCGCATCCTGAGATTCCCACTTTTGAAAAAGAAGGTGTAGACTTGCTTGCTACTTTTAAAAAGAATCTAGAAATCGCTGCGGGAAAATGGCACGAAGTCAATTCGATAGAAGAGGCGCAAGAAATCGTGAAAAAAGAATTTCCAGACGCAAAAGTAATTTGCTCGGTAACAGATGAATGGCAGGGCAACAAACCCATAGGCAGCATCAACCATCCGCAAGATTTAGCCGATGTAGATTTAGGAATCATTCGAGCTGAGTTTGGAGTGGCAGAAATGGGCATGGTTTGGCTCACGGAGAAAGATTTAAAAGTGAATGCCATTGGATTTTTATCTCAGCATTTAATCATCTTGCTCGATCCAAACAAGCTCACCGAAAACATGCATACTGCCTACCATAAACTGGATTTAATGGGCATTAAATACGGAAACTTTATGATGGGCCCTTCTGCTACTGCCGATATTGAGGCAACCTTGGTACACGGAGCACAAGGAGCACGAAGTCTTACGGTTTTCTTTTTACCCGAAGCTTAA
- a CDS encoding DUF262 domain-containing HNH endonuclease family protein: MAKNIEPTLKLISRYLKLEKDEIFLIPEYQRSYSWTINQCDKLWQDIESFINSDANDPYFFGTIIVDCSITNKFSLIDGQQRTTTFLILLKALLMRLNIALKNITDDEDSERLKAGLKANRNKIMSLLYKAEAEDIPAMLKNKENTKGILILENNSINELFPDEVSKIVEADDFTEAEQGVHKIPRKQKDNKYTNHFRNFKFFFNKLFEKSDSQLNQFAKVFLEKCQVIEIRSWQIEQAITMFNSLNSTGMPLADADIISAQLYSNAGENKQEFNEQWERINKLASELNERKIANIDAILQQFMYINRATNLEYIKGTSVDVTTPGLRRYYTDLRKELLNHPKTLCDNFEKIAKTWDLIKDYPTVKLLLKYNENAKLYLASYLYRFELEEISQNVVDEICLCLLKIFVLLELVDAGYSSSKFKTFLFSENIKLVNKDISIKTIKKDFKDHINNNWEKGDIKKSIMGYDKNLLVYINEYLYSKAKNKPFNFSDNVNIEHIMPASGNNISIIRQDAGISTQEEFLSVVNQLGNKILLEEKINKSISNEWFKTKKQKSIHSKSGYKDSKYTIATSLTNYEKETWTKEDIEKATQKISERIVTFIFS, translated from the coding sequence ACCAACTTTAAAACTTATAAGTAGATATTTAAAATTAGAAAAAGATGAAATTTTTCTAATCCCAGAGTATCAGAGAAGCTACTCTTGGACAATAAATCAATGTGACAAACTATGGCAAGATATTGAATCTTTTATTAATTCAGATGCAAATGATCCGTATTTCTTTGGAACAATAATAGTAGATTGTTCAATTACCAATAAATTTAGCTTAATTGATGGACAACAACGAACTACCACTTTTTTAATTTTACTTAAAGCATTATTAATGAGACTAAATATTGCTTTAAAAAACATTACAGACGATGAAGATTCTGAAAGGTTAAAAGCTGGCTTAAAAGCAAATAGGAATAAAATAATGTCTTTATTATACAAGGCTGAAGCTGAAGACATTCCAGCTATGTTAAAAAATAAGGAAAATACTAAAGGAATACTTATCTTGGAAAATAACTCTATAAATGAACTTTTTCCAGATGAAGTTTCCAAAATAGTAGAGGCAGACGATTTTACAGAAGCTGAACAGGGTGTTCATAAAATACCCCGAAAACAAAAAGACAACAAATACACAAATCATTTTCGAAACTTCAAATTTTTCTTTAATAAACTATTTGAAAAGTCAGACTCTCAACTTAATCAATTTGCTAAAGTATTTTTAGAAAAATGTCAAGTTATAGAAATTAGAAGTTGGCAGATAGAACAAGCAATCACAATGTTCAATTCACTCAATTCCACTGGAATGCCTCTCGCTGATGCAGATATTATCTCTGCTCAATTATACTCTAACGCAGGAGAAAATAAACAAGAATTTAACGAACAATGGGAGAGAATAAACAAATTAGCTAGTGAACTAAATGAAAGAAAAATAGCAAACATTGATGCTATTCTTCAACAGTTCATGTACATTAATAGAGCAACTAACTTAGAATACATTAAAGGAACTTCCGTCGATGTGACTACTCCAGGTTTAAGAAGATACTATACTGATTTAAGAAAAGAGTTATTAAATCACCCTAAGACATTGTGCGATAATTTTGAAAAAATAGCAAAAACTTGGGATTTAATAAAAGATTACCCTACTGTAAAACTATTATTGAAATACAATGAAAATGCGAAATTATATTTAGCAAGCTATTTGTATAGATTTGAATTAGAAGAAATCTCTCAGAACGTTGTTGATGAAATCTGCTTATGTTTATTGAAAATATTTGTTCTACTAGAATTAGTCGATGCTGGATATTCTAGTTCAAAATTTAAAACTTTCTTATTTAGTGAAAATATAAAATTAGTTAATAAAGACATCTCAATTAAAACTATAAAAAAAGATTTTAAGGATCATATTAATAACAATTGGGAAAAAGGAGACATCAAGAAATCCATTATGGGGTATGATAAAAATTTGCTGGTATATATCAATGAATATTTATATTCAAAAGCAAAGAACAAACCTTTTAACTTTTCAGATAATGTTAATATAGAACATATTATGCCTGCTAGTGGGAATAATATATCAATCATAAGACAAGATGCTGGAATATCTACACAAGAGGAATTCTTATCAGTTGTCAACCAACTTGGAAACAAAATATTACTTGAGGAAAAAATAAACAAATCCATTAGTAATGAATGGTTTAAGACTAAAAAACAAAAATCAATACACAGCAAATCAGGATACAAAGATAGTAAATACACCATCGCAACATCCTTAACAAATTACGAGAAAGAAACTTGGACTAAAGAAGATATAGAAAAGGCTACTCAAAAGATTTCTGAAAGAATAGTAACTTTCATATTTAGTTGA